GCTGCATGGCAAGGTCGCGCTCATGGATGACAAGTGGAGCACCGTGGGTTCGAGCAACCTCGATCCGCTGAGCCTGTCGCTCAACCTCGAGGCCAACGTGATCGTGCGCGACGAAGCCTTCAACAAGGTGCTGTGGGAGCGCATGGACCAGCTGATGCAGCACAGCTGCAAGCAGGTGGAGGCGACCGACCTCGCCAGCGAATGGAGCGGCTGGCGGCTGGTGCGCAGCTTCTTCGTCTTCCACATCCTGCGCTGGTATCCGGCCCTCCTGGGCCGCCTGCCGCGCCACGTGCCGCGCCTGACGCCGGCCGAGGCCACCGACCTTGCGAGCCGGCGCGACACCGGCCGCAGCAATCCGGCCGGCGGTGCTACGCAGACGGAAACCGCCTGAGCGGAAAGGCCGCATCGCAATGAGCACGATGGCTCTCTCCCGCCACAGCTGGTGGCCCTGGGCCCGCCGCGCGGCGATGTGGGGTTTCTTCGCGCTGATCGCGTGGCTGCTCGTGCGGCAGGCGCGCACCATCGACTGGGAAGAGGTGCTCGACGCCATTCGCGCGCTGCCTCTGATCTTCCTGCTCGCGGCCGGCGCGCTGGCTGCCTGCAGCTTCGCGCTCTACAGCACGTACGACCTGCTGGGCCGGTACCTGACGCGGCATCGGCTCGGCACCGGCACGGTGATGGGCGTGACCTTCATCAGCTACGCCTTCAACCTCAACCTCGGTTCGCTGGTGGGCGGCGTGGCGTTCCGCTACCGGCTCTATTCGCGCCTGGGTCTTGCGAACGACACCATCACGCGCGTGCTCGGCTTCAGCATGCTGACCAACTGGCTCGGCTACCTCGTGGTGGCCGGCACGGCCTTCTGCTTCTGGCCGATGACGCTGCCGCCCAACTGGAAGATCGACGGCGGGGGCCTGCGCATCCTCGGCGCGGTGCTGCTGATGGCGGCGCTTGCCTACCTGGTGCTGTGCGCCACGGCACAGGGGCGCACTTGGAGCGTGCGCGGCCATGCGTTCAAGGTGCCGGGGCTGCCGATGGCGCTGCTGCAGCTGGCCATGTCGTGCACCAACTGGTCGTTGATGGGCGGCGTGATCTGGTTCCTGCTGCAGGGACAGGTCGGCTACGCGCATGTGCTCGCGGTGCTGCTGGTGGCGGCCGTGGCAGGCGTCATCACCCATGTGCCGGCGGGGCTTGGCGTGCTCGAGGCGGTGTTCGTGGCGCTGCTCGCGCACGAGGTGCCACAAGCGAAGCTGCTCGGCGCGCTGCTGGCCTATCGCGGTCTTTACTACCTGCTGCCTCTGGTGGTGGCCACGCTGGGCTACCTGGTCACAGAAGCGAGGGCCAAGCGGCTGCGCGTGCCGGCCAGGCCAAGGCACCAGAAGTGACAGGCGTAGCGCAGCTGGTGCATCTCACGATGTGACTTCTGAATGCATGAAGTGGGAATAAGTCGGCATCATTGGTTTCCGCCGCGTTCGATATTCGATCAGCACGTAATTTCCACATCGGAAAGCGGGACTTGATCAACAAAAATGCGGAGTCAGGTTTGCTGCACTGCAACATCTGCAGCCTGCGAAGCCTATAGTGGTCCGACCTCCTCCAAGCGAAATCGCACTGCCCCACATGTCATCTCTTACATCCGCGGCCCGTCTGGCCAATCCGCTCATGCAGTGGCTCGACCTGGCGCTCAAGACCAACGAGATGCTGCTGTCCTCCGGCTCGGTGATCCGCATCCGGACCGAACGCATCGCCAAGGCCGGGCTTGCGCCCAGCGCGGCCGACCTGGCGGAATTCCAGCTCATGGGCGACGAGAAGCTCGCGGCCGCGAGCGAATCGGGCATTGCGATGGTGAAGCAATGGCACCGCAGCCATTTCTCGCTCGCCAACCGCGTGCTGCAGCAATGGGTTCAGAGCACGACGGCTTTCTTCTCGCTGGCGGGCAGCGTCACGCCAGCCCAGGCGGCTGCGCATGGCGACGCATTCGTGCAGTCGGCGGCCGACACGGTCAACGCCGCGAGCCAGTTTCCGGGCATTGCGGTACGCATAGCGCGCGAAGGCCTCAAGCCGATTCACGCGGCGGCCACCTCCAACGCCCGCCGGCTGGCCGAACTGGAATCGTGATCGAGCAGGCCGCTCAGGCCTTCGCCGGCACCAGCGTCAGCAAAGTGATTTCAGAAGGGGCGCCAAAGCGCTTCGGCGGGCCCCAGTAGCCGGTGCCCCGGCTCACGTACACCCACATGTCGTGCAGTCGGTGCAAGCCCGCCGTAAAGGGCTGCTGCATTGGCACGAACAGGTTCCACGGAAAGAACTGGCCACCGTGCGTGTGGCCCGACAGCTGCAGCTGGTAGCCGGCCGCTGCAGCCAGCACGGCGCTGCGCGGCTGGTGCGCGAGCAGCACGCGCGTGTGCACCAGCGGCGGCGCGTCGTGCAGCGCCAGGTGCGGATCGCTGGCATGCGCAGCATCGAAGTGCCCGGCGGTGAAGTCGGTCACGCCGGCCAGCACCAGCGCGCTTTCGAACAGCTCTTCGTCGGTTTGCGCGCCACGCACGTTGCGCGTCTGCAGCACCACGTGTTCATTGAGCAGCACCTTCAGGCCCAGCCGGCGCAGCTCGTCGATCCAGGCATGCGCGCCTGCGTAGTACTCGTGATTGCCCGTGACCACGAAGGTGCCGTGGCGCGCGCGGAGCCCGGCCAGCGGCGCGATGTGCTCGCGCAGTTCAGGCACCGTGCCGTCGACCAGGTCGCCGGTGATCGCGATGGCGTCGGCACCGAGGCGGTTCACCGCATCGACGATGCGCTGGATATAGGCGCTGCGGATCGTCGGCCCCACGTGGATGTCGCTGAGCTGCGCGATGGTGAAGCCTTCGAGCGCCTGCGGCAGGCCCTGGATGGGCACATCCACCCGCTTCACGCTGGCCGTTCGGCGCGCATTGAGAAAACCGACTACCGACGTGGCCGTGGCCATCGCCAGCACCGCCAGCGCGCTCCATGGCTGCAGGGCGTTCCATTGCACCTGCACGCCGCCCAGCGCACTCGCGAGCCAGGTCAGCAGCAGGCCCGCATCGCGCACCAGCGTCAGTACGAACATCGACGAGAACCAGCCCATGCTGATCAGGCCGACCCACTTGAGTACCTCGCCCGTGGAGACATCGCGCCCGATGCGGCGCGATGCGAAAGGCAGCGGAATCGTCACCGCCGACACCACCAGCGCGAGCAGCGCCAACGGCCATGCGGGCGTGAGCATGGCCAGCGCGGGCAGCAGGCGCAGCGCTATATAGACATGCAACAGCGCGGTCAGGGCGCTCAGGGGACGGATCGGCATCGGGGCAATGGGTTCGGGCACTGCCCGGGATACACCACCTGCAAGGCGCATGCCGCGCATTCAAGATACCGGGAGGCGCCGCAATCGCTATTTTTTCTATAGCGCAAGGCGCCCGGATAGCAGGCATTGTGGCCCGGTGGCGTTAACAAAGCGGGTGCCGGCCGGATGCGGTGCCGGCGCCCACTTTCGTCGCGCTACTGCACCGTGCGCGTGCTGGCCGAAGCCATGTCGGTGCCCGCCGGCCAGACGAAGGTCGCCTTGGTCGGCGCGCCCTGCAGCACGTGCAGCGGCTGCTTCAGCACCTGGCTGCCGAGTCGCGCCTCGACCTCGTAGTTGCCCGGGTCCAGCCGCGCCACCATGAACGGGCCGCCCGACACCACGTTGTCGAGCAGCGCGACACCACTGCTGTCGCGCACCGTCACGTGCACATTGGCCGCGAAGTCGGCGCCTTTGCTTTCCTTGACAGCGAACTCGAAGGTGGCGGGCCAGCGCGGCGACACCGTCTCCATCAACTGGGCCTCGTCACTGCCGATGCCGCCGCTCATGTACTCGACGCCGTGCGCCATGTAGATCGGCGGGTTCACAGCCGCCTGGGCCGACGAAAGCGCGCCGAGCAGAACGGCGCCGCAGAACACCGCAGCCGCCAGCGGCCGCATCGTGCGCGATGATGGAAAACGGGGAGTCATGGTCTGGATCCTTTCCTGGTCGTCGTGGCGAGAAGCCACGGTGCCACTGTGCGGCGCGTGGCTTAGGAAAGGCTGACCGGCCCGCCAGGCCGGGTAGCGGAGCGGCCGACCGCTCAGCGGGCGGCGGAAGTTTGCGCGAGAGCCTGCGTCTGGGGCAGCGCCGGCGTCACCGAAGCCATGTCAAAATTCGACGGCCAGACGAACGACGTGCGCGCCGGCATGCCGGCAATCACCACCAGCGACTGCGTCAGCGTGAGACCGCCGAGCGTCACGTTCACGTCATAGGCGCCCGGATTGAGGCGCGCCAGCATGTAGGGGCCTTGCGACTGCACGTCCATCACGACCTGGCCCGTGTATTTCTGGCGCACTTCGATCAAGGCCTTGGCCGGAAAGCCGGCCACCTGCGCGCCCTTGCCGTCGCTCACGCCGAATTCGATGGTCGCGGCCCAGCGCGGCGACACCATTTCCATGAATGCGGCTTCATCCCTGGCGGCGCCACCGCACATGTATTCGATGCCCTGCGCCACCTGGATGGGCGGGTTCGAGAACGCATGAGCCGAAGTCACGGCCCCGAGGAATGCTGCTGTACCGCCCAATACCAGCGCGGCCAGGGGCCGGCGGAGACGCGTAGGGTTCATTGCTGTGTGGTCCTCGATCTTGCGTGACGTGAAATCCGTCGAGGATTTTGCTTAGCAAGAGTCGGGCTAGATATAGCGTTTACGAGGAACGATCTTCGGATTGGAACTGAATGCTATTGTTTTCATAGCTGATGACGGCCGTGTGACGTGCGTGTGGGCTACTTTTATTAACAGACCTCACGGAAACCCTGATCCGTGCCTTTTCGCTGCGTTATGCGGCGTTTTGGCGTCTGAATCCGCAAGCGTGCAGGGGTGCGCGCCTACAGCGGTGCATCGCGGCGCGCGATATGAACTGCTGAACGGACACACGGAGCTTCAGCCATGACCCTCGAATCGACGATCCAAGAGTTCAAGAAAGTGGACGCCCAGCGGGCGGATTACCCGGGCGAGCACTTCGTGGTGCTGGGTGCGGGCGTATTGCTGCTGCTGGCGGCGGGCCGCAGCCGGTCGTTCCTGACGCGCATCGTGGCGGGCGCAGCGGGCGGTGCGTTGATCGGGCGCGCGGCCAGCGGTACTGGCGGAATCGCAAAGCTGGCGGGGACGTTGCAGAGCGGGGGCCTGGCATGGCCGCGGCGCTGAGCGGGCGGCCGGGAACCGGCCTCGGGTCGCAACGCTATTGGGCGCCGTGCCTGGCGCTGGCGTTGCTGGCGGTGTTTCTCTTCTACGTGGCACTGACGGACTTGCTGAGGGAGCGCGCTGCACGAGCGCCTGTCCAGGCGACCGTGGTCCCCGCGGTTGTTCAGTCGCCGCTGGCAACCGCTCGCTCCAGCGATGCGCTACCGGCGAGCACGGCCGCACTGCCCGTTCGGGCATCCACCTTGCCGGCCGCGCCATCCGCCGCCTCCGATGTGTTGCCCGTAGCGGCAACGCCTGCCCGCCTTGCGGTGATCAAGTGCGTCACGCCTTCCGGCACGGCCGAATATTCAGACGGCCCCTGCACCGAAGGCTCGCAGGTCTCGACTCTGCACCTCCAATGACAAGCGCCCGGCAGGACGTGTCCGCGGCGCCCGAAGCTAAGGCGAAATCGCTTCGCAAAACTCCGCCGTACTGACCACGGTCGCCTGTCTTGGAAAGATCTCGCACAACAGGAACTCGTTCACCTTGGCATCCGGATCGGCGCACGCGTCCGACAGGACGATGACCCGGTAGTCGAGGTCGTGCGCCTCGCGAACCGTGGAAAGCACAACGCCACTGGTGTGTACGCCGGCGAGCACCAGGGTTTCGATGCCCGCGCGCTGCAGTTGGGCATGCAGGTCGGTCGTCGAGAAGGCGCCTACCCGCGTCTTGCGAACAATGATGTCGCCCGGCGCGACGCCCAAATCCGGATGGACGGCGGTCGATGGGGAGTCGAGATGCATATGGGCGCCCGCCGCTTTGACGCGCGCGCCCATGGCGCTGTGCCCGGGAAAGCGCTCGAGGTCGGCCGCATCGAAAGCCACGCGCACGAAGCCCACCTTCGCGCCTCGCGAGCGCATTAGCTGCTGTACCGGCATGACCTTCGCGAACAGCTGTGCCGGATCAGGAAGGAAGCCGAGGATGCCGGGCTGGTAGTCCATGATCAGCAGCGCCGATCGCTGGATCTCTGCGGTTGAAAGCCTGTTCATGGCATTGCCTTGACCTAGATGTAGAGACGCTCGAGCGCGTCCCATTGGGGTTTGCCGACGAGACGCTGGCGCTCGGCGAAAGGGGTTACCAGCGCGGGATCTTCCTCCAGGCGCTTGTCGTCGCGCAGGGCGGTGAGCGCTTTCTGCATGCCGGCCACCGCGCCCTGCAATGCGGCGTTGGCGTACAGCACGAAGCCGTAGCCCAGCGCGCCCAGCTCCTGCGCACCGAAGGTCGGCGTCTTGCCGCCGATCACCATGTTCATGAGCTGCGGCTTGTTCAGCCGCTGGGGCATCGCGCGCACTTCGTCGGCCAGTGTCACGGCTTCGACGAACAGGATGTCGGCGCCGGCCTCGCTGAACTTCTGCGCACGCTCGATGGCGGCCTCGAAGCCGTGCACGGCGGCCGCATCGGTGCGGGCCATGACGAGCAGGTCGCTGTCCTGCCGGGCGTCGACAGCCGCCTTGATCTTGCCGAGCATCTCGTCGGTGTCGATCACCGCCTTGCCCGAGAAGTGGCCGCAGCGCTTGGGGCTGACCTGGTCTTCGAGCTGGATGCAATCGGCCCCTGCCCGCTCGAGCACGCGCACCGTGTGACGCACGTTGAGCGCATTGCCGAAGCCGGTGTCGGCGTCGACCAGCAGCGGCAGGTTCACTGCATCGCGGATGCGCGCCGTGTGCTCGGCGATCTCGTGCAGGCCCATGAAGGCCTGGTCGGGCAGGCCGAGGTACATGTTGGTGACGCCCGCGCCGGTGATGTAGATCGCCTCGAAGCCGAGGTCTTCGATCACGCGCGCCGACATCGCGTTGAACGCGCCCGGCACCAGCACGCCACGGCGTGCATCGGCCAGCCGGCGCAGGGTTTTCTTCGGAGATTCGTTGGTCGTGCTCATTGGGTTCTCAGTCTTCCTTCATGCCGGTGGCCTTCACGACGCCACCGAGCCTTGCGCGCTCTTCGTCGACGAACTTGGTGAAGCTCGCACGCGTGCCGCCGATGGGCTCGATGCCCATGTCTTTCAGGCGCTTGGCCGTCTCCGGCGATTTCATGGCCGCGTCGATCGCGGCGGCCATCTTGTCGAGGATGGCATCGGGCGTGCCGCGCGGCGCATGCACGCCGGCCCAGTGCGCGATGCGGATCTCGGGGAAGCCCTCTTCAGTCGCTGTCGGCAGTTCGGGGTAGGCCGAGATGCGTTGCGTCCACGTGCCCGCCAGCGCCTTCAGCTTGCCGCTCTTGATGTACGGCAGCACCACGATACTGGCCTCCGACGTCGCCTCGACCTGGTTGCCCAGCACCGCGGTGATCGACTCCGAGCCGCTCTTGTAGGGCACCACGTCGAGCTTGCTGCCGTACTTCGTTTCGAGAATGCCTTCGACGAAATGCGGCGTGCTGCCGGTGCCCGCCGTGGCCCAGTGGAAGCCGTTGCCGGCCTTCTTCGACGCGGCGACGAACTCTTTCAGGTCCTTGTAGGGTGCATTGGCCGGCACCACCACCACCGAGGGCGCCAGCGCGATCATGGCCACCGGCACCAGTGCGTCGTCTTTGTAGGGCATGTTCTTCTTGATCATGCTGTTCGACACCACGCCGGCCGCGCTCACCAGGAAGGTGTAGCCGTCGGGCGCGCTCTTGGCGACCACGTCGGCACCGAGGATCGCGCCCGCGCCGGGCTTGTTGTCGATGATCACCGGCTGGCCGAGCTGCTTCGAGGCACCTTCGGCCGCGGCGCGCGCCATCAGGTCGTTGGCACCGCCCGCCGAGAAAGGCACGACGAGCCGGATCGGCTTGGTGGGCCATGTCTGTGCCTGGACGCTCGGAGATAGCGTGCAAGCCAGGGCGGCGGCGGTTGCGCATGTCACTGCGGAAAGGCGACGGAAGTTCACGGTTGGCTCCTGGTTATTTGGGAAAACAAGACCACGGGAGGTCTTATCCAAGGTGCGCAAGCGCTATGCCACAGACCGGATTCGCAAGTCGTTAGATATAAGTCATTGATCCAAAACGAATTTATGACTTTCCTCGGCAGTCTTTCCATGCGTGATGTTTCAGATTCATTTCACTTTTGAAACCATAGAATTTGCCGAATGAATGCACTCGTCCTGCCACCTGCCCATTCGTCCGCCGTGCCTCGCCGGCCTCGCATCGTGGCCGTAGCTCGCCACCGATTGGGCCGCGTGCTGATGCGACTGGTACCCGAGGTGGCGGCGCAGGCGCAAATCGAACTGGTTGGTCTTGCCTTCGACGAGGCTGTCGAAGCGGTGCGCGAACTGCATGCGCGCGCACCGGTCGACGCGGTGGTGGCGGCAGGTGCCAGCGGCGAATGGCTGCGCCAGCATCTGGACATCCCGGTGGCCATGGTGGAGGTACGCGGCTTCGACCTGATGCGCGCACTGGCGGCCGCGCGCGCCCTCTCGCCCCGGGTGGGGCTCGTGTCGTTCGACGGTCCCTCGGAGCATCTGGCGCAGCTCGACGCGCTGTTCGGCATGGGCATCGCCCAGTTCAGCTATCGGGGCGCCGACGATGCCCCCGCCTGCGTGGAGGCGCTTCGCGCGGCTGGCGTCCAGGCAGTGGTTGCGCCCGGCCTGGTCGCCGACCTGGCCGAGCAAGCCGGCATCGCCAGCGTGCTGATGTACTCGGACGATGCCGTGCGCCAGGCGCTTCAGGACGCCATCCATCTTGCGCGCCACAGTCTTGCCGAGCGGGCGCGCCACGAACGGCTGAACACCGTCCTAGGCCAGCTGCAGGACGGCGTGGTCGCGGTGGACTTGCAGCAGCGCATCGAGGCGCTGAACCCGGTCATGGCGGAACTGCTGGGAGCCTCCGTCCAGGAATTGGCGGGCCGCGTGCTGGGCGAGGTGGAGCCCGTGCTGGACCTTGGCGCCACGCTGCGCCTGCGCGAGGCCCCGGCCGAGGAGGTGCTGCAGATCGGCATGCGTACGCTGGTGGTTCGGCGCGCGCCCGTCATGGAAGGCGGCGAGGTCACCGGCGCGCTGCTCGTGTGCCGCGACCCGGCAGTGATCCAGCGCGCGGACCGCCACCTGCGTGCCAACCAGCGGCAGCGGGGCGCACCCACGCGATACCGGCTTGAGGCATTCACAGGCAACAGCCCCCTGGCGCAGCGCGTGCGCGAGCTTGCCGCGCAATGTGCCTCAAGCGAGGCCACGGTCCTCATCGTCGGGGAGAGCGGCACCGGCAAGGAGCTCGTGGCGCAGGGCATTCATACCGCCAGCCGGCGAGCGACGCAGCCGTTCCTGGCCGTGAACTGCGCCGCCCTGGGCGAGAGCCTGCTGGAGAGCGAGCTGTTCGGCTACGAGGAAGGCGCCTTCACTGGCGCGCGGCGCGGCGGCAAGACAGGTCTGGTCGAGGCCGCTCACACGGGCACCCTGTTCCTCGACGAGATCGGCGACATGCCCCTGGCGCTGCAGACCCGGCTGCTGCGCGTGCTGCAGGAGCGGGAGGTGCTTCGCCTCGGGGCGACCGCTGCCGTGCCGGTGGACCTGCGCGTGATCGCGGCCACCCATGCCGACCTCGCATCCCAGGTGGAGCGCGGCCTCTTCCGGCGCGACCTGTACTACCGGCTCGCGGTGCTGCGCATCGAGATGCCTCCCCTGCGCGATCGCGAAGCCGACATCGCGCTCCTGGCGGGCGAACTGATGGCCCGTCGCGCCGGCAAGGCTGGTGTACCTGCAGCGCAAGCATCGGCCTGGCTCGCTGCTTTGCTGGAACTGGCCGCGGGCTACGCTTGGCCTGGCAACGTGCGCGAACTGGAAAACCTGGTCGAGCGCCTGCTGGCGTGCCACAGCTACCTGGCGCCCGCCGGCAACCTGGACCGGGCCCGCCTGCTGGAGGTATTTCCCGAATGCACCCAAGCTCGCCCGGCGCCCGTGCGCGAACGCCTGCTGAAGGGCGCACGACGCGCTGCCGAACTGCGTCGCGTGCGCGAGGTGCTTCAATCGGTGCAGGGCGACCAGGCCAAGGCCTGCGCCGTCCTCGGCATCAGCCGAGCCACGCTGTGGCGGCGGCTGCGCGATGAAGAGAACCCTGGCCCCACGCCAAAGAACACGCGCGCCTAGCGTCACGAGCGATCGCCGGGGGCGACTCCGCGCGTGGCTCGCTCAGGTGGCTGTGCCACGCTGCTGCACCAGGGCCATGGCGGCGAGGCTTTTCAAGCGTCGAGGCTCTTCTGTCCGATCGCCTGAACGACCAGGTCGATGAAGCTTCGCAGCTTCGTGGTCTGCCGCCGATCGGCCTGGAACAGCAGGTGCATCGGCCGGGACAGCGTGTCGTAGTCCGGCAGCACCTGTACCAGCTGTCCAGCGGCCAGCGCGGATCGTGCGAGATCCTCTGCGATGAAGGCGATGCCGAAGCCTTCAAGCGCGGCGGCGAGCAGGGCGTTGGCGTTGTTCGCCTGCAGTCTGCCGCTCGCTGGGATGGCGATTTCACGGCCATCGCGCAGGAACCGCCAATCGGTCGACGGCGAGCGCGTGCCCACGAATGCCAGGCATTCGTGGCCCTCAAGGTCTTTCGGGTGACGTGGCGTTCCCCGTTCCTTCAGGTACGCGGGCGAAGCGCAGGCGAGCAAACGGAAGGGACGCAACGCGCGTGCGGCCAGCAACGAGTCCGCCAGCGGCCCGGTGCGAAAGACGGCTTCGAAGCCTTCTTCCACCAGGTCGACGAAGCGGTCGCTCAGGATGAGTTCGACTTCGACGCCCGGGTTCTGGCGCAGATACATCGAGACCAACGGCATCAGGGTGTGCGTGCCGAATGACACTGGGGCGTTGACACGCAACCGTCCTCGCGGCGTGCCCGTGGCGTCGCTGCCCGCCGCATCGGCCCAATCGGCTTCCGCCAGCACCAACTTGCAGCGCTCGTAGTAGACCTTGCCGACCTCGCTGAGGCTCTGGCGCCGCGTCGTCCGGTTCAGCAGGCGTGCTCCCAGCCGCGCTTCGAGGTAGCCAACGTGCTTGGCGACCATCTGTGGCGACATCGCCAGTGCCGAGGCCGCCGCGGCGAACGAGCCCAGATCCGCTGCCCGGACGAACGTGGCCATGCTGGCGAGACGATCCATTCACTACTCCTGATTGTGAGATTAATGCTCTGATGGCTCATTATTGTCGATACAGATGTTAATACACTGGACTTCATCGACAGTTCGTCGAAGCCACGAAGGAACAGAAATGAAGATCGGAATCATCGGTACAGGCAACATCGGCGGCGCCCTGGCGCGCCGCTTCCGTGCAACCGGCCATGACGTGGCCATTGCCAACTCGCGAGGGCCGGTGTCCTTGCAGGAGCTCGCGCGCGAGACCGGAGCGCGTCCGGTCACGATCAACGAGGTAGTGCAAGGTGCCGAGCTCGTGATGGTGGCCATTCCTATGATGAAGGTCGCGTCCCTGCCCGCGCACTTGTTCGCCGATGCGTCGCCCGGCCTGATCGTCGTGGACACGAGCAACTACTACCCGCGCGAGCGCGACGGTCGCATCGCCGAGATCGAAGCCGGCCTGACTGAAAGCGGTTGGGTGCAGCAACGGCTCGGACACCGCGTGGTGAAGGCGTTCAACTCGATCGTCGCGCAGCATCTGCTCGAGAACGGCCGGCCTGCGGGCTCGCCAGACCGGATTGCGCTCGCGGTCTCAGGCGACGACGTTGGCCAGAAATCTGTCGTCGCGAGGTTGCTGGACGACATTGGATTCGACGCCGTGGATGCGGGCACGATCGCGCAGTCCTGGCGCCAACAACCGGGCACGCCCGGCTACCTGCAGGATTTAGGCGTCGAGGGCGTCCGGGCGGCGCTGCAACAGGCCCGACCGGAGCGCGCCGCGCAATGGACTGCGACGGACGCCAGCCCCGGAACCTACGACGCGCCACGGTGACCTGGCATGAAGATTAACCTCATCAAGCCCATGGAGGCACCATGAACCTCACTCGCCTTCGAGCTGCTGTCGCAATTGCCGCGGCGATGTCTTCTGTCCTCGCCGGAGCGCAGGGTACTTCCACCCAGCCTTCAGACCCCGACCGAACGCCTGAATCGTCGGCTCAAACAGTGTTGCAATCCAAGACCGGTGTGTGGACTTATCCTGGGACCGGAACCGTCAACACCTATTGGATCGAGACACCTGGCGGCGGCCTCGTCGTCATCGACGTTCAACGCGATCTGGTCCACGCCGCGCAGGCACTGGCGGCGGTAAAGGCAGTGGGCAAGCCGGTGCGTGCGATCTTCGTCACCCACGCCCATCCGGATCACTACACCGGGCTCGGCCTGTTCCGGCAGGCCTTTCCGGGCGTCCCCGCTTATTCGTCCAAGGCGACGGCCGATGCGATCCGCAACGACACCTATGGTGCGAACGTGGGAACGCAGGCCGATGCGCCCGATATCACGCCGCGCGACTTTGTGGCCCCTGGCATAACTTTCGACGGCGACACGACCTTGCAGATCGACGGGCTGACGATCATCGCGCGCGAATTGGGCGCGGGGGAGGCGCCTGCCACAACGGCGTACTACCTGCCTTCGACGCGAGAACTGTTCACCGGTGACGCGATCTTCAATCGGCTTCACGGTCCGCTTAGAGAAGCACATACCGGACAGTGGCTTGGGATCATCGACCGACTCGACGCGATGTACCCCAACGTCACCATCGTGCATCCCGGGCACGGCGCCTCGGGTCCGAAGCAGCCTATGTTCGATGACGAGCGACTCTATTTAAGGACTTGCCGCGCGATCGCTGCAGAGGAGATTGTTCGCGGGGGCTTCACTGACTCGGCAAAGGCGGCGACTGTCCAGCGGATCAACGCACGCTTTCCCTACACCAACCCGACGGGCATAAAGGACATCGTCAGCGACAGCGTCGACGGCCTCTTCCGGGAGTTCTCCCAGCCCTCGTCAGCGCCGCTCCCGTGATGCGCGCGTGTCAAGCTAGTTTTCAGTGCGAGTGTCCCTCCTGAACAGGCTCACACGTCGATATTCGCGGCCCGCAGCGCGTTCTGCTCGATGAACTCGCGACGCGGCTCCACCTCGTCGCCCATCAGCATCGTGAACACACGATCGGCCTCGATCGCATCGTCGATCTGCACGCGCAGCAGGCGGCGCACGGTCGGGTCCATCGTGGTTTCCCACAGCTGCTCGGGGTTCATCTCTCCCAGGCCCTTGTAGCGCTGGCGCGAGGTGGCGCGTTCGGCTTCGCCGATCAGCCACTTCATGGCCTGGCGGAAGTCGTCGACCTTTTCTTCCTTGGCGCGTTCACCTTCGCCGCGCTTGACCAGCGCGCCTTCGGGGCTCAACAGGCCGCGGAAGGTGTTGGCGGCTTCGGCGAGCGCGGCGTAGTCGGCGCCGTGCACGAAGTCTTGGGTGAGCACGCTGCTCTTGATGTTGCCGTGGTGGCGGCGGCTGATGCGCAGCAGCGGCTTGTCGGTGCGCGCGTCGAACTCGCTGCTCACCTCGGCCGGAATGCCGGTGGTGTTGAGCTCGCGCAGCTTGGCTTGCAGCGCAACGGCCGATGCCTCGGCG
This is a stretch of genomic DNA from Variovorax paradoxus. It encodes these proteins:
- the prpR gene encoding propionate catabolism operon regulatory protein PrpR — its product is MNALVLPPAHSSAVPRRPRIVAVARHRLGRVLMRLVPEVAAQAQIELVGLAFDEAVEAVRELHARAPVDAVVAAGASGEWLRQHLDIPVAMVEVRGFDLMRALAAARALSPRVGLVSFDGPSEHLAQLDALFGMGIAQFSYRGADDAPACVEALRAAGVQAVVAPGLVADLAEQAGIASVLMYSDDAVRQALQDAIHLARHSLAERARHERLNTVLGQLQDGVVAVDLQQRIEALNPVMAELLGASVQELAGRVLGEVEPVLDLGATLRLREAPAEEVLQIGMRTLVVRRAPVMEGGEVTGALLVCRDPAVIQRADRHLRANQRQRGAPTRYRLEAFTGNSPLAQRVRELAAQCASSEATVLIVGESGTGKELVAQGIHTASRRATQPFLAVNCAALGESLLESELFGYEEGAFTGARRGGKTGLVEAAHTGTLFLDEIGDMPLALQTRLLRVLQEREVLRLGATAAVPVDLRVIAATHADLASQVERGLFRRDLYYRLAVLRIEMPPLRDREADIALLAGELMARRAGKAGVPAAQASAWLAALLELAAGYAWPGNVRELENLVERLLACHSYLAPAGNLDRARLLEVFPECTQARPAPVRERLLKGARRAAELRRVREVLQSVQGDQAKACAVLGISRATLWRRLRDEENPGPTPKNTRA
- a CDS encoding LysR family transcriptional regulator; its protein translation is MDRLASMATFVRAADLGSFAAAASALAMSPQMVAKHVGYLEARLGARLLNRTTRRQSLSEVGKVYYERCKLVLAEADWADAAGSDATGTPRGRLRVNAPVSFGTHTLMPLVSMYLRQNPGVEVELILSDRFVDLVEEGFEAVFRTGPLADSLLAARALRPFRLLACASPAYLKERGTPRHPKDLEGHECLAFVGTRSPSTDWRFLRDGREIAIPASGRLQANNANALLAAALEGFGIAFIAEDLARSALAAGQLVQVLPDYDTLSRPMHLLFQADRRQTTKLRSFIDLVVQAIGQKSLDA
- a CDS encoding NADPH-dependent F420 reductase gives rise to the protein MLIHWTSSTVRRSHEGTEMKIGIIGTGNIGGALARRFRATGHDVAIANSRGPVSLQELARETGARPVTINEVVQGAELVMVAIPMMKVASLPAHLFADASPGLIVVDTSNYYPRERDGRIAEIEAGLTESGWVQQRLGHRVVKAFNSIVAQHLLENGRPAGSPDRIALAVSGDDVGQKSVVARLLDDIGFDAVDAGTIAQSWRQQPGTPGYLQDLGVEGVRAALQQARPERAAQWTATDASPGTYDAPR
- a CDS encoding MBL fold metallo-hydrolase; the encoded protein is MNLTRLRAAVAIAAAMSSVLAGAQGTSTQPSDPDRTPESSAQTVLQSKTGVWTYPGTGTVNTYWIETPGGGLVVIDVQRDLVHAAQALAAVKAVGKPVRAIFVTHAHPDHYTGLGLFRQAFPGVPAYSSKATADAIRNDTYGANVGTQADAPDITPRDFVAPGITFDGDTTLQIDGLTIIARELGAGEAPATTAYYLPSTRELFTGDAIFNRLHGPLREAHTGQWLGIIDRLDAMYPNVTIVHPGHGASGPKQPMFDDERLYLRTCRAIAAEEIVRGGFTDSAKAATVQRINARFPYTNPTGIKDIVSDSVDGLFREFSQPSSAPLP